The window ACTCATTGTCACTTTTCTGGAAAACAGAGTAGCATCTTCTTTCCTGTCCTAAAGCATATGgctgtgtgggggggggggggggggggaggaatttGAGACGGGGGGGCCAGGGGGGGGgcttgggcccccccccccccaatgcccTGCCTTCCCCTAGGAGGTCTCTGAAGTCCTTGGTTCCCATGGAAGGGCAAGGTAACAAAATTCACCCATCTGGAAGACTCCCTCCTTGTCTCTGAGCACAGCCACGTTGACGTCAGGGGTGTCCCGGGACCTGGCAGGGGTGCAGGCAAGGGCAGTGGTGGGCTCCGGAGGGCTCAGGTCGGCTGAGCTGTCCGGGCCTGGCCCTGTCTGCTGCCCTGGAGGCTCAGAGGCTAGGGCTCCTTGGGGTTCAGACCCTGCCTTGCTGGGTGCCGGGCGGCTGTGCCCAGCAAGCCTGTAACCAGCCCGTAGCAAGTGCTTGCTGTGGCTGGCGGTACCGCAGCCGCTTCACATATGCTGGACTTTCCtgggcctctgccttcctctgagtGGCTGGCTCTGCATTCGGTGTGTCCAGCACTGTCCACAGTCGTGCCTTGTGGTCAACAGTGGCCCTTCCGCTCCCAGAAGTGCCCAGTTAGGGCGCTCTTCCTAGGATGGTCCTGTCTGAGGGCGTGTCTGTGGTCCTGTTGGACGAGGAGCCACAGAGGTGTGGTTCGAGGTGGTAGCTCCACGTGGTTGTGCTGGGGTCCCTGTCAAGCGGGAGAACCTGGCGAGCCATCTTGGGGGCTGCTTTGGCTTCAGTGAGTTctctgaggtccagagagggagggatttCCCTGGAGGCAGCAGAGCAGGGGGTGGATGATCTCCAGCCACAGAACGGTTCTGGGCCCTGCCGTGGGCCCTGCCGTTGGCTTGGATAAGAGTCAAGGCGCACAAAGAGGGCATTAGCGTGTGGTTCTCCGTGGCGATGGCAGCTGGCAGAGACGGCTCTGTTTATACTGTGTCTGGGGGTGGGCCCAGCAATGCGTGACACCTGAAGAAACGGACTGGGGCCAGATTGAGGGCTTGATGGCTTTAGAGGGCCCAGGGCGTGCAGGGTGGGGAATTATTTGGGGAGCGGAATTAGGACAAGGGTGGGGGATAATGGTGCAGCTGGCTCTCGTGTTGTGGGGGGTGGTAGATGGAGGAGGGGCGGCTGCAGATGGGAAGAGGTGATGAGGGTGAGTGAGTGGCGGGTCACTGTCCTTTCTGTCTCCAGGAAGGCACCAGGCCCCTGGTCTCTTTGCAGGAGAAGTCTCTCAGTGCCCCCGAGTCTTGCCGGGTGGCAgggcccggggggcgggggggggcagtaCAAGGTCTTGGTGGTGAAGACCCAGGGCCCAAAGCTGAGCTCTGGAGGGGGCGGGAGGACCCAGATGTTCCTGGGAAGACGGGTCGGTAGGACCTAGGCTGTGGCAGAGTCAGCTGGGTGGGGTGTGATTTTCTGCtgcagaaggaggcagaaggcGGCGCCCGTAAATGTTATATTAGCCTCGTTCTTCAAGTCCCCAGGGGGTGAGAACCTGCTGACTGTGTGGCCAGTCCTGTCTTTCCAGAGTAGCAGAAACCTCCTTAGCTAAAGTAGGATGTCCATACAGGCGGGCCTTTGCTGACAGATGCAAAGCCCTGGGACAGGGAATTGATGTGACCTCATCCTGCTCCTGGTTTGGTCAGGAAGCCCAGCAGGCAGTGGGGCCGGGTCCCTGGTGTGGGGACCGAGTGCTTTGTGGGTCCAGGGCTCTGGTCTTAGGCACACCCCTGCGGGCCAGCTGCTCTGGGCCCAACCCGGGTTTGGCCTTAGGTCTGCAGGGACAGGGGAGCTGGTGAGGTGTCCAGAGAACCCCATTAGGCACGTGCCTGTAGGCAGGGCGACGGGAGCCAGGAGGGGGTGAGCACCTGAGTTAGCCCGAGAGGGTGAGTAGGCGGCCCTGAGATGACGCCACAGTGCCCACAAAGGCTGGGGGGCCCCCAGAAGCTGTGGCCAGAAGAGGCAGAGGCTGCCGTGCGGGGAGAGGCCCGAATTGGGGCGGGTGAGGCTGGGAAGGCAGGTGCCCTGAGCAGTGGCCTCCAGGGTTGAGGAGAGCAAAGTACAGGAGGAGGGGGGGGCCTGGCTGAGGCGGGGGGCCATCCTGTGGCAGGACCGGAGCTTCCCCGCCATGTCCCACTGCCGATAGCCCCCCGGGTCGACCAGCGCACCCTTAGGCCCGAGAGGGCTCCCCCTTTGCTCTGGTGTTCCAGGGGCCGGCACCTGGGAGACAGGACCAGGGCAGGGAGACCCCTGAGTCCAAGAAAGAAGACGTCACTTTGTGAGGGAGGGGCACGGGGTTGCACGCACCCTCCAGGAAGCTGgttctgtgcttttttttgttgttcttgctcTGCTGCCTGGGCTTGCGTTCAGCCGTGCGGGTGTTCAAATGCCTGATCATTGGTGAGACGGCGAGCGAACCAGAGAGCGGGTGTCCACAGCGTCCCGCCGCTCCGGCCCTCTGGGAAGGCCTGTAGCTGCACGCTGGGGCCGCAGGGGCGGGGGCTCTTGCGTTCAGGGCCCCCTCCGTCCGCCCCTGGCACCGAGGCTTGTCCTGTCCCGAGGCCAGGCCTGGGACCGGCCCCGTGTGGGCAGTAGGCAGCGTCCTCACCCTGTGCTGTGTCGTCCACCAGAGAGGGAACCCTGTCCAGCTGGCTGGTTTTAGAGTGAGCCTGAGAGTAACCCCCGCCCGGGGCTATGGCCGCAAGCAGGCAGCACCCCAGGGTCTCGGTCACTCGGTCAGGCCCAGCTGCTGCTTCCAGGCTCGCACCTTTACCCCGGCCGTCCTTCCCCGTTGGGTTCTGTGTCCAGGGCCCCAGGTCACTCGCGCCCCGGCCTCTGGGACCAGGAAGCTCCGGCTCTGCTCGGCTCCTCACTGAGGAAGCATGGCCCCGTAGACAGGGAACCAGGCTCAGTGGAGACAGCCCCCGGGCCCCGCAGGCAgtgagggtggaggtggggttcACTGGGATGGTGGCAGCCCTTTCCCGCAGGCCCACGCTTCCCTGACAGGTGTCCCGGGACTCTGGAAAGGGGGCATCTGGGCTCTGCTGCCGGCGCCTTCCCAAGCTGCCTGACTGCGGGGGAAGGGGCTCCCTGGGTAGCGGTGGCCTAGGCGCCGGGATCTGCCCGGAACCGAGGCTGCTCTGAGCGCAGCTGCCGGCTGCTGGCCCCCAGCCTCCACGTGCTTGACTCTGCCCACACTGGGGCTGCGCCCCAGCCTTGAGGGACCCTGGCGGGCAGCTTGAGGGAGGAAGCGCGACTCAGTCCCACCTCTGGGGTCTGGGCTTCTCTTCTAGAGGCCGAGGGGACCCGGCAGCGGAGCGTGAGGACCAGACACCCCCGCGATGACCAGGTGGGTCTCGGGTTGTGGAGCGGCCTCGCCCAGGGGTCAGGGGGTGGGCCCCActctgcccccagcccttccTCACGTGCTGGGCCCCCTCCAGTTCCCCCGTCTCCAGAGTCGTCTACAACGGCAAGAGGAACAGTAGCCCCCGCTCTCCCCCCAGCAGCAGCGAGATCTTCACCCCGGCCCATGAGGAGAATGTGCGCTTCATTTACGAAGGTACGCGGGGCACCGCCAGCCGGGAACTCTCCAGAACCCCCCTCTTGCCGTTCCGGGATACGGGCTCTCCCCTGGCCTTCAGGGGCCCGGCAGCTGGGGTCACTGGGGACTTGTCTGGTGAGGAGACCCGGTCCTTGTAGTGGGAGGCGAGCAGCTCCTAGGACAGGCCCCATTTGGAGCAGGCCAGGTTTACTTGAGGACAGGGGACCGTTGTGGAAGACGGGCAGACGGTGCACCCCAGGAGGACCCAGGGGTGTCCAGAAGTGTGGCCGGGGCATATGAGCATGTGCGTGATGAGCGTGCCAGGAGGCGGGAGAGGCCCAGAGCCTCCTGGAGGAGAGCTGCCGGGTCCCGCGTGTTGGGTCCCGCGTGTCGCGTGTCTCTGTGACCGCAGCCCCCTACAGACGAGGGGCGGAGCTCTGAGGGCTGGGAAGGGGCGAGGGCGCTGAGGGCGTGGGCTCTGCCTGCCACCGCCCGGCTGCGCTGGGGGATCTGAcgtcctccctgctctctgcagcCTGGCAGGGAGTGGAGCGAGACCTGCGGAGCCAGATGTCGGGCAGCGAGCGGGGCCTGGTGGAGGAGTACGTGGAGAAGGTCCCCAACCCCAGTCTgaagagtgagtggggaagacgCCCCGGGAGGGAGGGGCCCGGCCAGGGGCCCCGCGCCGCGGAGGGTGGAGGGCGGAGGGCAAGAAGGCTGCCCACTCGCGACGCGGTTTGGCAGCACGGGCCCGGGCCCAGGGCTTCCAGAGGCAGGTACGGGATGGGGGGCCCGGGCCCGGTCTCCGTCTGTGCCACCGTTGACCGCCCCGTCCCCTGACAGCCTTCAAGCCCATCGACCTGGGTGACCTGAAGCGCCGGAGCACGCCTGACGCCAAGAAGTCCTGAAGCcggtgtcccctccccacccccccaccccccccgcctcTGGGAGACCCGGGTGCCACCCGATGTTGGTCTCCCGTGGGCTCAGttcctgggagggggaggggccgtgTGCCCAGGGGGCTGTCAACCCCAGGACCGGGAGGGGCACGATTGGTGGCCAAGGCCTGCCCTTCCTCCCCGagccccctcctttcctcctagGGGGTCTccagctgcccctgcccctggaCGGGTCTGGACCCTGCCAGCCCCCACTCTCCCTGTAGTTGTCTCCTCGgagctgcctgcccccaccccagggcctcgGCTCTGACTCCCCTCCACCTCCCGTCACCTTCCATTGccgccaccccctgccccccggccACTTCCAAGGTCACGAGGGAGACCTGGGGGGCCTGTGCCGTCTCCCAGGCTGGTGGTACTGGGCTGGCCTTGGCCCTGAAGTGGCCAGGAGGCAGGACAAAGGTGGCCCTTCCATAACCTGTTGTGTATTCCCTACCAACTCCTGCTGCTTCTCTGGCCTGGACACGTTGGGGAGCATCTAATTCTTCACCCCACTGTCCAGCCTGGCCCTGTCCTTCCCTGCATCAGCTTCGGGTTGGCACCAGCCCTCTGGGCCTGGGATGTTGCGAGCACCCGCTCAAAAGGGGTCCTGGGCAACCAGGCCTAGCCCCTTGTTGTCTGTGGCCCTGTGGCCACAGCAGCCCCCTTGGGCAGGGGTATGAGGCTGGCCTTGGCCCTGTGCTGTGTGCCGGGACGGTCACCAGGGCCCCCCTTTCTTCCTGTGCTCTCCAAAAGCCAAGTGTCTGTGACTGAAGCCCAAGGACCAGTGAATAAAGGCGGGTGGCGCTGGATCGGCCCCCCTTGGTCTGTCAGGCCCCTGTCCCAGCAGCCCACGCGGGGCTAGAGGTCCAAGGTCACAGTCCAGGTGCCAGAATCCAGAAATTTCATCTGATCCCTGGGATCCTCTAGGGGGGGTTCAGGCCTCCTGGGGGGCTGTGGGAGGTGGACGTGGGGCTTTCTGGAGGAGAGATCGGTTGGGGTGGCTCTATGCTCTTCAGGGGACCATCCTCTTAAGGGCGGGGCCCTGCAGGCAGCAGCCTCCCTCTGCAGCCCTGAACCTCCGTGCTGGACCCTGGAGGGAAGTGGCTTCGCTAAAGGGGTGGCCGTTGAGCCCTGAGAGAGACCCAAGTGCACTTGACCTTCAAACCTGGAAAGCCCTGGCAGGCCAGGCCCAGATAAGccaaactggaatttattttgggaaCACTGTTTCCTGGAAGAGTATTCTGGGGCCCTACAGGTGGCTCCAGGAGGCATCTTCtccggtggggggaggggggctccccagggaaggggcacaggaaGGACAGGTCATGCAATAAACAGCCGCCTTGGCTCGCTGCCAGTGGGCGCTGGCTggtgccaggccctgagccaaGCCTCTAACCACGTGGCCTTGTTTGCTCCCTGGGGACCCGTGGGGTGTTTTGCAGAGGGTTTCAGTGCCCGCAGCTACCCTCCCTGGCCTCGTGCACTAGTGGTGATAGCCGTGGACCCGTACGCCCCACCACTGTGTGTGGGGGCACCACAGGACACCCCCTCGAAGCCTTTTTCACTTTCCATGTCCCTGCAAACTTAGcttttctgtgaaatggaggCCCTCAGCCTGCGGTGTCTGCCCAGAGCAcctgggaggtgggtggaagcTCGGGGGTCAGGGgacgggtgggggcagggca is drawn from Panthera uncia isolate 11264 chromosome E1, Puncia_PCG_1.0, whole genome shotgun sequence and contains these coding sequences:
- the MCRIP1 gene encoding mapk-regulated corepressor-interacting protein 1 gives rise to the protein MTSSPVSRVVYNGKRNSSPRSPPSSSEIFTPAHEENVRFIYEAWQGVERDLRSQMSGSERGLVEEYVEKVPNPSLKTFKPIDLGDLKRRSTPDAKKS